The following coding sequences are from one Capsicum annuum cultivar UCD-10X-F1 chromosome 3, UCD10Xv1.1, whole genome shotgun sequence window:
- the LOC107864433 gene encoding protein WHAT'S THIS FACTOR 1 homolog, chloroplastic isoform X4: MHKRVMVFSLIESRKWFTVNGSQRLCRPLSSVKVGHMWVQIMLKSSGGRRPKKKTYYRVNDLDRVMELQKKPSLILRLKSIIQSQKNRCILLRDLEKEVGFVQKWNFMGIIEKYPLIFRVAGGNRTPPMVMLTEKADKIALEEDEARVQMEPILVKNLRKLLMLSIDCTLPLETIQLIENDLGLPSDFEQSLIPKYPQFFSVKDVNGRTSIQLENWDSFLAVTVREEKLMRESVPTPKEKSRVLKDGNYCGPFAFQMRYPAGFRPNMNYLKEVQKWQKMEFPSPYLNAKRFELSDPKAQKRVVAVLHELLSLTMEKRIKSYRNLRG, translated from the exons ATGCATAAACGTGTGATGGTCTTCTCGTTAATCGAGTCTCGAAAATGGTTTACCGTCAATGGAAGTCAAAGATTGTGTCGTCCATTGTCATCTGTGAAAGTAGGACATATGTGGGTACAAATCATGTTGAAATCTAGTGGAGGGAGGAGACCTAAGAAGAAAACGTACTATAGAGTAAATGATCTAGACAGAGTCATGGAGCTTCAGAAGAAACCGTCATTGATTTTACGCTTAAAATCCATAATTCAATCACAGAAAAACCGATGCATCCTTCTTAGAGACCTTGagaaagaagttggatttgtGCAAAAGTGGAATTTCATGGGTATAATTGAGAAATATCCTTTGATATTCCGTGTCGCTGGTGGTAATAGAACTCCGCCGATGGTTATGCTGACTGAAAAGGCTGATAAAATTGCAttagaagaagatgaagcaagAGTGCAAATGGAACCTATTTTGGTCAAGAATCTAAGGAAGTTGTTAATGTTGTCGATTGATTGCACGTTGCCACTGGAAACCATTCAACTGATTGAGAATGATTTAGGCTTGCCTAGCGATTTCGAGCAATCACTGATTCCAAAATACCCACAATTTTTCTCAGTGAAAGATGTGAATGGAAGAACTTCCATTCAGTTGGAAAACTGGGATTCTTTTCTAGCAGTCACTGTCCGGGAGGAAAAGTTGATGCGTGAAAGTGTCCCGACTCCAAAAGAAAAGTCTAGAGTATTAAAAGATGGAAATTATTGTGGTCCTTTTGCGTTTCAAATGCGTTATCCTGCAGGATTTAGGCCGAACATGAATTACCTTAAGGAAGTTCAGAAGTGGCAGAAGATGGAGTTCCCTTCTCCGTACTTGAATGCTAAAAGATTTGAACTTTCTGATCCGAAAGCTCAAAAGAGAGTGGTAGCAGTGCTTCACGAGCTCCTCAGTTTGACTATGGAAAAGAG AATAAAGAGTTACAGAAACCTTAGGGGTTGA
- the LOC107864433 gene encoding protein WHAT'S THIS FACTOR 1 homolog, chloroplastic isoform X3, giving the protein MHKRVMVFSLIESRKWFTVNGSQRLCRPLSSVKVGHMWVQIMLKSSGGRRPKKKTYYRVNDLDRVMELQKKPSLILRLKSIIQSQKNRCILLRDLEKEVGFVQKWNFMGIIEKYPLIFRVAGGNRTPPMVMLTEKADKIALEEDEARVQMEPILVKNLRKLLMLSIDCTLPLETIQLIENDLGLPSDFEQSLIPKYPQFFSVKDVNGRTSIQLENWDSFLAVTVREEKLMRESVPTPKEKSRVLKDGNYCGPFAFQMRYPAGFRPNMNYLKEVQKWQKMEFPSPYLNAKRFELSDPKAQKRVVAVLHELLSLTMEKSLIVCDCFTCLSRIKSYRNLRG; this is encoded by the exons ATGCATAAACGTGTGATGGTCTTCTCGTTAATCGAGTCTCGAAAATGGTTTACCGTCAATGGAAGTCAAAGATTGTGTCGTCCATTGTCATCTGTGAAAGTAGGACATATGTGGGTACAAATCATGTTGAAATCTAGTGGAGGGAGGAGACCTAAGAAGAAAACGTACTATAGAGTAAATGATCTAGACAGAGTCATGGAGCTTCAGAAGAAACCGTCATTGATTTTACGCTTAAAATCCATAATTCAATCACAGAAAAACCGATGCATCCTTCTTAGAGACCTTGagaaagaagttggatttgtGCAAAAGTGGAATTTCATGGGTATAATTGAGAAATATCCTTTGATATTCCGTGTCGCTGGTGGTAATAGAACTCCGCCGATGGTTATGCTGACTGAAAAGGCTGATAAAATTGCAttagaagaagatgaagcaagAGTGCAAATGGAACCTATTTTGGTCAAGAATCTAAGGAAGTTGTTAATGTTGTCGATTGATTGCACGTTGCCACTGGAAACCATTCAACTGATTGAGAATGATTTAGGCTTGCCTAGCGATTTCGAGCAATCACTGATTCCAAAATACCCACAATTTTTCTCAGTGAAAGATGTGAATGGAAGAACTTCCATTCAGTTGGAAAACTGGGATTCTTTTCTAGCAGTCACTGTCCGGGAGGAAAAGTTGATGCGTGAAAGTGTCCCGACTCCAAAAGAAAAGTCTAGAGTATTAAAAGATGGAAATTATTGTGGTCCTTTTGCGTTTCAAATGCGTTATCCTGCAGGATTTAGGCCGAACATGAATTACCTTAAGGAAGTTCAGAAGTGGCAGAAGATGGAGTTCCCTTCTCCGTACTTGAATGCTAAAAGATTTGAACTTTCTGATCCGAAAGCTCAAAAGAGAGTGGTAGCAGTGCTTCACGAGCTCCTCAGTTTGACTATGGAAAAGAG CCTCATTGTGTGTGACTGCTTCACATGTTTGAGCAGAATAAAGAGTTACAGAAACCTTAGGGGTTGA
- the LOC107864433 gene encoding protein WHAT'S THIS FACTOR 1 homolog, chloroplastic isoform X2 yields the protein MHKRVMVFSLIESRKWFTVNGSQRLCRPLSSVKVGHMWVQIMLKSSGGRRPKKKTYYRVNDLDRVMELQKKPSLILRLKSIIQSQKNRCILLRDLEKEVGFVQKWNFMGIIEKYPLIFRVAGGNRTPPMVMLTEKADKIALEEDEARVQMEPILVKNLRKLLMLSIDCTLPLETIQLIENDLGLPSDFEQSLIPKYPQFFSVKDVNGRTSIQLENWDSFLAVTVREEKLMRESVPTPKEKSRVLKDGNYCGPFAFQMRYPAGFRPNMNYLKEVQKWQKMEFPSPYLNAKRFELSDPKAQKRVVAVLHELLSLTMEKRDKFIALTGRRDIDSCTSVPPRFGQ from the exons ATGCATAAACGTGTGATGGTCTTCTCGTTAATCGAGTCTCGAAAATGGTTTACCGTCAATGGAAGTCAAAGATTGTGTCGTCCATTGTCATCTGTGAAAGTAGGACATATGTGGGTACAAATCATGTTGAAATCTAGTGGAGGGAGGAGACCTAAGAAGAAAACGTACTATAGAGTAAATGATCTAGACAGAGTCATGGAGCTTCAGAAGAAACCGTCATTGATTTTACGCTTAAAATCCATAATTCAATCACAGAAAAACCGATGCATCCTTCTTAGAGACCTTGagaaagaagttggatttgtGCAAAAGTGGAATTTCATGGGTATAATTGAGAAATATCCTTTGATATTCCGTGTCGCTGGTGGTAATAGAACTCCGCCGATGGTTATGCTGACTGAAAAGGCTGATAAAATTGCAttagaagaagatgaagcaagAGTGCAAATGGAACCTATTTTGGTCAAGAATCTAAGGAAGTTGTTAATGTTGTCGATTGATTGCACGTTGCCACTGGAAACCATTCAACTGATTGAGAATGATTTAGGCTTGCCTAGCGATTTCGAGCAATCACTGATTCCAAAATACCCACAATTTTTCTCAGTGAAAGATGTGAATGGAAGAACTTCCATTCAGTTGGAAAACTGGGATTCTTTTCTAGCAGTCACTGTCCGGGAGGAAAAGTTGATGCGTGAAAGTGTCCCGACTCCAAAAGAAAAGTCTAGAGTATTAAAAGATGGAAATTATTGTGGTCCTTTTGCGTTTCAAATGCGTTATCCTGCAGGATTTAGGCCGAACATGAATTACCTTAAGGAAGTTCAGAAGTGGCAGAAGATGGAGTTCCCTTCTCCGTACTTGAATGCTAAAAGATTTGAACTTTCTGATCCGAAAGCTCAAAAGAGAGTGGTAGCAGTGCTTCACGAGCTCCTCAGTTTGACTATGGAAAAGAG GGATAAATTTATAGCACTTACGGGAAGAAGAGATATTGATTCATGTACCAGTGTTCCTCCGCGGTTTGGTCAATGA
- the LOC107864433 gene encoding protein WHAT'S THIS FACTOR 1 homolog, chloroplastic isoform X1, with amino-acid sequence MHKRVMVFSLIESRKWFTVNGSQRLCRPLSSVKVGHMWVQIMLKSSGGRRPKKKTYYRVNDLDRVMELQKKPSLILRLKSIIQSQKNRCILLRDLEKEVGFVQKWNFMGIIEKYPLIFRVAGGNRTPPMVMLTEKADKIALEEDEARVQMEPILVKNLRKLLMLSIDCTLPLETIQLIENDLGLPSDFEQSLIPKYPQFFSVKDVNGRTSIQLENWDSFLAVTVREEKLMRESVPTPKEKSRVLKDGNYCGPFAFQMRYPAGFRPNMNYLKEVQKWQKMEFPSPYLNAKRFELSDPKAQKRVVAVLHELLSLTMEKRLTSAQIDAFHSELRLPARLLLCLIKHHGINL; translated from the exons ATGCATAAACGTGTGATGGTCTTCTCGTTAATCGAGTCTCGAAAATGGTTTACCGTCAATGGAAGTCAAAGATTGTGTCGTCCATTGTCATCTGTGAAAGTAGGACATATGTGGGTACAAATCATGTTGAAATCTAGTGGAGGGAGGAGACCTAAGAAGAAAACGTACTATAGAGTAAATGATCTAGACAGAGTCATGGAGCTTCAGAAGAAACCGTCATTGATTTTACGCTTAAAATCCATAATTCAATCACAGAAAAACCGATGCATCCTTCTTAGAGACCTTGagaaagaagttggatttgtGCAAAAGTGGAATTTCATGGGTATAATTGAGAAATATCCTTTGATATTCCGTGTCGCTGGTGGTAATAGAACTCCGCCGATGGTTATGCTGACTGAAAAGGCTGATAAAATTGCAttagaagaagatgaagcaagAGTGCAAATGGAACCTATTTTGGTCAAGAATCTAAGGAAGTTGTTAATGTTGTCGATTGATTGCACGTTGCCACTGGAAACCATTCAACTGATTGAGAATGATTTAGGCTTGCCTAGCGATTTCGAGCAATCACTGATTCCAAAATACCCACAATTTTTCTCAGTGAAAGATGTGAATGGAAGAACTTCCATTCAGTTGGAAAACTGGGATTCTTTTCTAGCAGTCACTGTCCGGGAGGAAAAGTTGATGCGTGAAAGTGTCCCGACTCCAAAAGAAAAGTCTAGAGTATTAAAAGATGGAAATTATTGTGGTCCTTTTGCGTTTCAAATGCGTTATCCTGCAGGATTTAGGCCGAACATGAATTACCTTAAGGAAGTTCAGAAGTGGCAGAAGATGGAGTTCCCTTCTCCGTACTTGAATGCTAAAAGATTTGAACTTTCTGATCCGAAAGCTCAAAAGAGAGTGGTAGCAGTGCTTCACGAGCTCCTCAGTTTGACTATGGAAAAGAGGTTGACATCTGCTCAAATAGATGCATTTCATTCTGAGTTACGATTACCAGCTAGACTTTTGCTTTGCTTAATCAAACATCATG GGATAAATTTATAG